One segment of Chthoniobacterales bacterium DNA contains the following:
- a CDS encoding Amuc_1100 family pilus-like protein — protein MNWRNPFLSAYLGVTVVGAGILGYLVYSSYSHYAEVSSNYDTQVAELQRLQNRTPFPSDENNQAFAALTSQYQAEYQKLLAQVSKMQKPVDSVTPQAFQDRLRAYVSEVTAAAKENGVVLGEGFYLGFDQYRDTLPSNEAAGVLDRELGAIRSVVDKLITFRVKQISGIKRETLPEEGGRATASATPAPPTGPGRRPPGAAAAVEAPKVVNANSFEVVFIADQGRLRQVLNAIVTADQFFIIRNLNIENSKLEGPKRVADAADSQPPSADGSPAAPASTMRLLVGRETLTTALRIEMITFNTPPATK, from the coding sequence ATGAATTGGCGGAATCCCTTCCTCAGCGCTTATCTCGGCGTCACCGTAGTCGGCGCCGGCATTCTCGGTTACCTCGTCTACTCCAGCTATTCCCACTACGCGGAGGTCTCGAGCAATTACGACACCCAGGTCGCCGAGCTCCAGAGGCTCCAGAATCGCACTCCCTTCCCGAGTGACGAGAACAACCAGGCCTTTGCGGCACTGACCTCGCAGTATCAGGCGGAATACCAGAAGCTCCTCGCCCAGGTTTCAAAGATGCAGAAGCCGGTGGACTCCGTCACGCCGCAGGCCTTTCAGGACCGACTTCGGGCCTATGTCTCCGAAGTCACCGCCGCCGCGAAGGAAAACGGCGTCGTTCTCGGAGAGGGCTTCTATCTTGGGTTCGACCAATACCGCGACACTCTTCCTTCCAACGAAGCCGCCGGTGTGCTGGACCGGGAACTGGGGGCCATTCGCTCGGTCGTCGACAAACTGATCACCTTCCGCGTCAAGCAGATCTCCGGCATCAAGCGAGAAACTCTTCCCGAGGAAGGCGGCCGCGCAACCGCCAGCGCCACCCCGGCCCCGCCAACCGGCCCTGGACGCCGTCCTCCGGGCGCTGCAGCCGCCGTCGAGGCTCCCAAGGTCGTGAACGCCAACTCGTTCGAGGTGGTTTTCATTGCCGATCAGGGCCGTCTTCGCCAGGTCCTGAATGCCATCGTCACGGCAGATCAATTCTTCATCATCCGCAATCTCAATATCGAGAACAGTAAACTGGAAGGGCCCAAGCGCGTTGCCGACGCCGCAGACTCGCAGCCGCCATCGGCCGATGGCTCCCCGGCAGCTCCCGCAAGCACCATGCGTCTGCTCGTTGGTCGGGAAACCCTGACCACTGCTCTCCGCATCGAGATGATCACCTTCAACACCCCCCCGGCCACCAAGTAA
- the pilM gene encoding type IV pilus assembly protein PilM, translating into MQNVALAEFQASPAGALTLTRLQFSELLADPGADASRAGQLEVAIGQLKTSTKIANGTVSYALPSQSVFTRYLSLPGSSAEDLNQIIGFEAQQNIPFPIDEVVWDYQALGQPVDGKLNVVLVAIKSDLLESINHAVETAGFIPRHIDVAPLSLLNAFRYNYSDLDGCSLLVDVGSRTTNLIFIEADKAYTRSIPIGGNTITAAIAKEFGQSVEAAELAKVEKGFVGLGGSYAEHEDELVGRISKLSRTTLTRLHAEIARSISFYRANQGGTQPLRVFLAGGAVSMPYMLEFFSEKLQMPVEFFNPFRNVAIASTVDTQLLSAHAHAAGEIVGLALRELGDCPIEINLRPPSVVKAQTLAKRKPFLIAATVVLFLALAQWWIYFSKAAAVQSEALASVQEDTAVLDAKAGEFDKLKKAQDQLESVASPLLVAALERDIWVRIIDELGSKLPDRFIWITKLTPMSNGRPLSLLGNAQPQSAVPVAPIRPNTLPKTPGGKNQPATPSQPGIDALEIQGLYFDNPSQARVIDDFVNNLQSSSYFSIAPSEKAKVVTRRSSPDDQSWAYTYTIVLPLKNPIALP; encoded by the coding sequence ATGCAGAACGTGGCTCTCGCCGAGTTCCAAGCGTCCCCCGCCGGAGCCCTCACTCTTACCCGGCTCCAGTTTTCCGAACTTCTCGCTGATCCCGGCGCCGACGCCTCCCGCGCCGGTCAGCTCGAGGTGGCGATCGGCCAACTGAAAACCTCCACGAAGATCGCCAACGGCACGGTCAGCTACGCGCTCCCCTCGCAATCCGTTTTCACCCGCTATCTCTCCCTTCCCGGATCGAGCGCCGAGGATCTCAATCAGATCATCGGTTTCGAGGCCCAGCAGAACATCCCTTTCCCGATCGATGAAGTCGTCTGGGACTACCAGGCACTCGGCCAGCCGGTGGACGGCAAACTAAACGTCGTTCTCGTTGCGATCAAATCCGACCTTCTCGAATCGATCAACCATGCCGTCGAGACCGCCGGATTTATTCCCAGGCACATCGACGTCGCCCCGCTTTCTCTCCTTAACGCCTTCCGCTACAATTACTCCGACTTGGACGGGTGCTCCCTTCTGGTCGATGTCGGATCGCGCACGACGAACCTCATCTTCATCGAGGCCGACAAGGCCTACACCCGCAGCATCCCGATCGGCGGCAACACCATCACCGCGGCCATCGCCAAGGAGTTCGGCCAGTCGGTCGAAGCTGCGGAACTGGCGAAGGTCGAAAAAGGATTCGTCGGTCTCGGCGGATCCTACGCCGAACACGAGGACGAACTCGTCGGCCGCATCTCCAAACTTTCCCGCACGACCCTCACCCGTCTGCATGCGGAAATCGCTCGCTCGATCAGCTTCTACCGCGCGAATCAAGGGGGCACCCAACCCCTGCGCGTCTTCCTCGCGGGCGGCGCCGTCAGCATGCCCTACATGCTCGAGTTCTTCAGCGAGAAGCTCCAGATGCCGGTGGAGTTCTTCAATCCCTTCCGGAACGTCGCCATCGCCTCGACTGTCGACACGCAACTCCTCTCCGCCCACGCTCACGCAGCCGGCGAAATCGTCGGCCTCGCCCTGCGGGAACTCGGGGACTGCCCGATCGAGATCAACCTGCGCCCACCGTCCGTGGTCAAGGCCCAGACCCTCGCGAAGCGCAAGCCCTTCCTGATTGCGGCCACCGTCGTCCTCTTCCTCGCTCTCGCGCAGTGGTGGATCTACTTCTCGAAGGCCGCTGCCGTGCAAAGCGAAGCGTTGGCCAGCGTGCAGGAAGACACCGCCGTCCTCGATGCCAAGGCCGGGGAATTCGACAAACTCAAGAAGGCCCAGGATCAGCTGGAAAGCGTCGCCTCTCCTCTCCTGGTAGCCGCTCTCGAGCGCGACATCTGGGTGCGCATCATCGACGAACTCGGCAGCAAGCTGCCCGATCGCTTCATCTGGATCACGAAGCTGACCCCGATGTCGAACGGTCGCCCATTGAGCCTTCTTGGCAACGCCCAGCCCCAATCCGCGGTTCCTGTAGCGCCGATACGCCCCAATACCCTTCCCAAAACGCCGGGAGGAAAGAACCAGCCAGCCACTCCGAGCCAACCCGGAATCGATGCCCTGGAAATTCAGGGACTCTATTTCGACAATCCGAGCCAGGCACGGGTCATCGACGACTTCGTCAATAACCTGCAGAGTTCCAGTTATTTCAGCATTGCCCCCTCGGAAAAGGCAAAGGTGGTCACCCGCCGCAGCAGTCCGGATGATCAAAGCTGGGCTTACACCTACACCATCGTTCTCCCGCTCAAAAACCCCATCGCCCTCCCATGA
- a CDS encoding Amuc_1099 family pilus-like system protein: protein MDWLKQHYDRVILAVIGFLGLAFAGIIISQALSFGDIFASRNSSKKPNNAVPPPATELVKERLALITKPDEWGPHKGSLFVSDPYLIKDEGNPVNPLEPGQPPLHPPIDNAWLVKYSLDYADPDLPNADPDNDKFSNLEEFLGKTDPTSASSKPGYISKLRLAEFIQVPFRLKFSGSPDDGQTFAINTLDLRQPTQFLAMGAKIPNTPYKIVNYEKKTENKDGYDADVSELTVENQDSGQKIALVFDKPVNDPTVYAKFKYLWDGSEFKVKKGDRFSVKPDVSVKYKLIDISNTEAVIENPQGDKITVPKGNS from the coding sequence ATGGACTGGTTAAAGCAGCATTACGACCGCGTCATTCTCGCCGTTATCGGCTTCCTCGGACTTGCCTTCGCTGGCATTATCATCAGCCAGGCGCTTTCCTTTGGCGACATCTTCGCCTCCCGAAACAGCTCGAAGAAACCGAATAACGCCGTTCCGCCCCCTGCCACGGAGCTGGTGAAGGAACGTCTCGCTCTCATCACAAAACCCGACGAGTGGGGCCCGCATAAGGGCTCGCTCTTCGTCTCCGATCCCTATCTCATCAAGGACGAAGGGAACCCGGTCAATCCTCTGGAACCCGGCCAGCCTCCGCTCCATCCGCCGATCGACAACGCCTGGCTCGTCAAATACAGCCTCGACTATGCCGATCCGGATCTCCCGAACGCCGACCCGGACAACGACAAGTTCTCGAACCTCGAAGAATTCCTCGGCAAAACCGATCCGACCTCCGCGTCCTCGAAGCCCGGCTACATCTCCAAGCTCCGTCTCGCGGAGTTCATCCAGGTTCCGTTCCGTCTGAAATTCAGCGGTTCGCCTGACGACGGCCAGACCTTCGCGATCAATACCCTCGATCTGCGCCAGCCCACCCAGTTCCTCGCCATGGGCGCGAAGATCCCGAACACACCCTACAAGATCGTGAACTACGAGAAGAAGACCGAGAACAAGGACGGCTACGACGCGGATGTTTCCGAACTCACCGTGGAGAATCAGGACTCCGGCCAGAAGATCGCGCTCGTTTTCGACAAGCCGGTTAACGACCCCACGGTTTACGCGAAATTCAAATACCTCTGGGACGGCTCGGAATTCAAAGTCAAGAAGGGGGATCGCTTCTCGGTGAAGCCCGATGTCTCCGTGAAGTATAAACTCATTGACATCTCCAATACCGAAGCAGTAATCGAGAACCCCCAAGGGGACAAAATCACCGTCCCCAAGGGCAACTCCTAG